In a single window of the Coffea eugenioides isolate CCC68of chromosome 3, Ceug_1.0, whole genome shotgun sequence genome:
- the LOC113767113 gene encoding BTB/POZ domain-containing protein At1g55760-like, giving the protein MTDSAYRVETTSRLAQWRIDNLASCTYRKSDPFKIGKWNWHLALEKNRTLFIKLYPEISNLTRENPPIASFIIRVVSSVGDRKTLVHPEIVDRQLKNTDDFVWAVEVPLTGKFIIDVEFLDLKATSPNGGEICSIWAEGFQQKQSNATALASLGRMLSEGIHTDIVIHASDGSIGAHRAVLAARSPVFGSMFSHDLREKELSTINISDMSIEACQAFLSYIYGNIRTEEFMTHRLALIRAADKYDISDLKEACHESLLEDIDTKNVLERLQSASLYELPKLKKSCMRYLVKFGKIFEMRGEFDAFLQCADREVISEIFHEVLAAWKGF; this is encoded by the exons ATGACTGACTCTGCTTACCGCGTTGAAACCACCTCGCGCCTCGCCCAATGGCGGATCGACAACTTGGCTTCTTGCACTTATCGAAAGTCCGATCCTTTCAAGATCGGAAAGTGGAACTG GCATTTGGCTTTGGAGAAGAATCGGACTCTGTTCATTAAATTATACCCAGAGATATCAAATCTAACCAGAGAAAATCCTCCAATTGCATCTTTTATTATTAGAGTAGTCTCTTCAGTGGGAGATCGCAAGACTTTGGTTCATCCAG AAATTGTCGATAGGCAGCTCAAGAACACCGACGACTTTGTTTGGGCTGTAGAAGTTCCACTCACAGGGAAATTCATCATCGACGTTgagtttcttgatttgaaggcTACATCCCCAAAC GGTGGGGAAATTTGCTCTATCTGGGCTGAAGGGTTCCAACAGAAACAATCAAATGCAACAGCTTTAGCATCACTAGGACGAATGTTGTCTGAAGGTATCCACACAGACATTGTAATCCATGCTTCTGATGGTAGCATTGGGGCACATCGTGCAGTTCTTGCCGCGAGATCACCTGTTTTCGGGAGCATGTTCTCGCACGACCTCAGGGAGAAAGAACTGTCCACTATAAACATCTCTGACATGTCGATTGAAGCTTGTCAAGCTTTCCTTAGTTACATTTATGGGAACATCCGAACTGAGGAGTTCATGACTCACAGGCTAGCCCTCATACGAGCTGCTGATAAGTATGATATTTCAGACTTGAAAGAGGCATGTCATGAAAGTCTACTGGAAGACATTGATACCAAGAATGTGCTGGAGAGGCTCCAGAGTGCTTCTCTTTATGAATTaccgaagttgaagaagagctGCATGCGGTATCTTGTGAAGTTTGGTAAGATCTTTGAAATGCGAGGGGAATTTGATGCTTTCCTGCAATGTGCAGATAGAGAAGTGATTTCTGAAATCTTCCATGAAGTTCTCGCTGCCTGGAAAGGATTCTGA
- the LOC113765090 gene encoding DNA damage-inducible protein 1-like, with protein sequence MKITVMTADEQILTLDVDRDESVENLKALLEVETQVPLQQQQLLYNGTEMRNAEKLSGLGIGDGDLVMMVSNANALSSSRPTNDLGFNPDGSAVNPSAFQQHLRNDSNIMAQLFQNDPELAQVLLGNDLDRLQDLLRVRHRQRAELQRQQDEELALLHADPFDVEAQKRIEAAIRQKGIDENWAAALEQNPEGFARVVMLYVDMEVNGVPLKAFVDSGAQSTIISKSCAERCGLLRLLDTRYRGIAHGVGQSEILGRIHVAPIKIGNIFYPCSFLVLDAPNMEFLFGLDMLRKHQCMIDLKENVLRVGGGEVSVPFLHEKDIPSTFLDEGTQAKEASSSGAQASSGNKEKDNTPKRGPSGGSQGNLTQGQDFEAKVAKLVELGFGREAVIQALKFSDGNEEQAAAYLFGG encoded by the exons ATGAAGATCACCGTAATGACCGCCGACGAACAAATTCTCACCTTGGATGTCGATCGTGATGAATCC GTTGAGAACCTCAAAGCTCTACTGGAAGTCGAG ACACAAGTGCCGCTTCAGCAACAGCAGCTGTTATATAATGGGACGGAGATGAGGAATGCGGAGAAACTGAGTGGGCTTGGTATTGGTGATggagatttggtgatgatggTATCCAATGCCAATGCTTTGTCGTCATCTAG ACCTACAAATGATTTGGGCTTCAATCCAGATGGTTCTGCTGTCAACCCTTCAGCTTTCCAACAACACCTGCGAAATGACTCTAATATAATGGCCCAACTTTTTCAG AATGATCCAGAGTTGGCTCAAGTTCTTCTTGGAAATGATCTCGACCGCTTGCAAGATCTATTGCGTGTGCGTCATCGCCAGAGAGCTGAATTACAGCGTCAACAAGATGAGGAGTTG GCTCTCCTCCATGCTGATCCATTTGATGTGGAGGCTCAAAAGAGAATTGAAGCTGCCATTCGCCAGAAAGGTATTGATGAGAACTGGGCAGCTGCATTGGAACAAAATCCTGAAGGTTTTGCAAGGGTG GTCATGTTGTATGTTGACATGGAAGTAAATGGAGTACCTCTGAAG GCCTTTGTCGATAGTGGTGCTCAGTCTACAATTATCTCTAAAAGCTGTGCAGAACGCTGTGG GTTGTTGAGGCTTTTAGATACACGGTACCGTGGCATTGCTCATGGAGTTGGTCAATCAGAGATACTTGGCCGTATACATGTTGCTCCAATCAAA ATCGGCAACATCTTTTACCCATGTTCCTTCCTGGTATTGGATGCACCTAATATGGAATTTCTTTTTGGATTGGATATGCTGCGTAAGCACCAG TGCATGATTGATCTGAAGGAGAATGTCTTGAGAGTTGGTGGAGGGGAGGTTTCCGTGCCATTTTTGCATG AAAAGGACATTCCGTCTACTTTTTTGGATGAAGGAACGCAAGCCAAAGAAGCTTCAAGTTCTGGGGCACAA GCCTCATCTGGTAATAAAGAGAAAGACAATACACCGAAGCGAGGTCCTTCAG GAGGTTCACAAGGCAACTTGACACAG GGACAGGATTTTGAAGCCAAAGTTGCAAAACTTGTCGAGCTGGGTTTTGGCAGAGAGGCAGTTATACAAGCTCTAAAGTTCTCTGATGGTAATGAAGAACAAGCAGCTGCATATCTTTTTGGGGGCtga